The following proteins are encoded in a genomic region of Reichenbachiella sp.:
- a CDS encoding ABC-F family ATP-binding cassette domain-containing protein → MISINNLSYYLGSRALFENASLHIKPKDKIGLIGLNGTGKSTLLKLIIGQLQKDSGEISMAKDCTIGFLNQDLLSFQSDDSILSVAMEAFAEVIEIQHRIDKVLHQMETNYEDKLVERLSRLQEEFEAKDGYVLQSKAEEVLEGIGFKTEDLQRPLKEFSGGWRMRVILAKLLLEKPSILMLDEPTNHLDLPSIQWIENYLKSYEGAVIVVSHDRQFLNNTINKIVEVSGQQLTPYPGNYDNYLEEKELRNELQKNAFENQQAKIRQTERFVERFRAKATKARQVQSRVKALERMDKVEDVIEENAAVNFKFNFSKQSGRHVSILENISKSYPGIDILKNANGTIERGDKIALIGANGKGKSTLLRIIDGDEKIEGKAKMGFNVNPSFYAQHQLESLNVDNEILEELKQFGSGKSEQELRGVLGCFLFSDEDVFKKIKVLSGGEKSRVALAKTLISEANFLLLDEPTNHLDIQSVNILIQALQQYQGSFILVSHDRYFVTQVANKIWWIEGQELKEYPGTYEEYTWWCDKNNKPKDTFKPTVVKEEKPKKEKKQKEVDVDQKELSRLKKELSKVESELEKLETEKTKLEAQLADPANFNDADKLTEINKTYEANGESLKAKDQAWEELVEQIEELEGE, encoded by the coding sequence ATGATTTCAATCAACAATTTATCGTACTATTTAGGCAGCAGAGCCCTATTTGAAAATGCCTCTCTTCATATCAAACCAAAAGATAAAATTGGCTTGATTGGACTTAACGGTACGGGTAAATCCACTTTATTGAAATTAATCATTGGCCAATTGCAAAAAGACAGCGGTGAAATCAGTATGGCCAAGGACTGTACCATAGGATTCCTGAATCAGGATTTGCTGTCTTTCCAATCAGATGACTCTATCTTATCTGTGGCAATGGAAGCTTTCGCCGAAGTGATAGAAATTCAACATAGGATCGATAAGGTCTTGCACCAAATGGAAACCAATTATGAGGATAAGTTGGTTGAGCGGCTGTCTCGTCTACAGGAAGAGTTTGAAGCCAAAGATGGCTATGTGCTTCAAAGTAAAGCAGAAGAAGTACTGGAAGGAATTGGCTTCAAAACAGAAGACCTTCAGCGTCCGCTGAAAGAATTTTCTGGAGGTTGGAGAATGCGTGTGATCCTCGCTAAGCTGCTTCTAGAAAAACCATCCATCCTTATGCTGGATGAGCCTACCAACCACTTGGATTTACCTTCTATTCAATGGATTGAAAATTACCTCAAGTCTTACGAAGGAGCTGTTATTGTTGTGTCTCACGATAGACAGTTTTTGAATAATACGATCAACAAGATTGTAGAAGTAAGCGGTCAACAACTCACACCTTACCCTGGTAATTACGACAATTACTTGGAAGAAAAAGAGCTAAGAAACGAACTGCAGAAAAACGCCTTTGAAAACCAACAAGCTAAGATTCGTCAAACCGAACGATTTGTAGAACGCTTTCGTGCTAAAGCCACTAAGGCCCGTCAGGTACAATCCAGAGTAAAAGCACTGGAGCGTATGGACAAGGTAGAAGATGTAATCGAAGAAAATGCTGCGGTAAATTTCAAGTTCAATTTCAGCAAGCAATCCGGTCGTCATGTTTCCATACTTGAAAATATCTCTAAATCTTATCCAGGCATAGACATACTAAAAAATGCCAACGGAACCATTGAACGAGGAGATAAGATTGCTTTGATAGGTGCCAACGGAAAAGGAAAGTCCACCCTACTTCGAATCATAGATGGTGATGAAAAAATAGAAGGCAAAGCCAAAATGGGATTCAACGTGAATCCATCCTTCTATGCACAGCACCAACTAGAATCATTGAATGTTGACAACGAAATATTGGAAGAACTCAAGCAGTTTGGCTCTGGTAAATCCGAACAAGAACTTCGTGGAGTATTGGGTTGTTTCTTGTTTTCTGACGAAGATGTTTTCAAGAAAATCAAAGTATTATCCGGTGGTGAAAAATCTAGAGTAGCCCTGGCCAAGACACTGATTTCAGAAGCCAACTTTCTCCTTCTTGATGAACCGACCAACCACCTCGACATTCAGTCTGTGAATATTTTAATCCAGGCACTACAACAATATCAGGGATCGTTCATTCTAGTATCTCACGATAGATACTTTGTCACTCAGGTCGCCAATAAAATCTGGTGGATTGAAGGTCAAGAACTCAAGGAATACCCTGGAACTTATGAAGAGTACACTTGGTGGTGTGACAAAAACAACAAGCCCAAGGACACTTTCAAACCAACAGTGGTAAAAGAAGAAAAACCTAAAAAAGAAAAAAAACAGAAGGAAGTTGATGTGGATCAAAAGGAGCTTTCTCGTTTGAAAAAAGAGCTAAGCAAGGTAGAGTCTGAACTAGAAAAACTAGAAACAGAAAAGACCAAATTGGAAGCTCAATTGGCAGATCCAGCCAACTTCAACGACGCCGATAAATTGACCGAAATCAACAAGACCTATGAAGCCAATGGAGAATCCTTAAAAGCGAAAGATCAAGCTTGGGAAGAGTTGGTAGAGCAAATTGAAGAGTTGGAAGGGGAATAG
- a CDS encoding DUF1080 domain-containing protein, translated as MKLQKYLLLVCLVTGTSAYGQIKPEETEVWEPEPKVVTPGENGLPPSDAIVLFDGSNFSAWQETKSKQNIQWKLTEGCMEIVANMGSIETKQSFGDIQLHIEWKVPNSDLSGQDRSNSGVFLQGRYEVQILDSYENRTYSNGQAGAVYKQYAPLVNAMNRPGEWQVYDILFTAPKFNEQDSLLVPGYLTLLHNGILIQNHVEIKGSTVWQGYPSYEPHGKAPIILQDHNSPIWFRNIWVREL; from the coding sequence ATGAAACTACAAAAATATTTATTGCTCGTGTGTTTGGTGACTGGAACAAGCGCATATGGTCAGATAAAACCAGAAGAAACTGAGGTTTGGGAGCCAGAGCCAAAAGTGGTCACACCTGGTGAAAACGGATTGCCCCCGTCTGATGCGATCGTTCTGTTTGACGGGAGTAATTTTAGTGCTTGGCAAGAGACAAAATCAAAGCAAAATATCCAATGGAAGCTAACCGAGGGATGTATGGAGATTGTAGCTAACATGGGAAGTATTGAAACTAAGCAATCATTCGGGGATATACAGCTTCATATTGAGTGGAAAGTACCCAATTCAGATTTAAGCGGGCAGGATAGAAGTAACAGTGGTGTATTTCTCCAAGGTAGGTATGAAGTTCAAATCCTGGATAGTTATGAAAATAGAACTTACTCCAATGGGCAGGCTGGAGCGGTATATAAGCAATATGCCCCTTTGGTAAATGCTATGAATAGGCCCGGAGAGTGGCAGGTTTATGATATTCTATTTACGGCGCCAAAATTTAACGAACAGGACAGTCTTCTAGTTCCTGGTTATCTCACGCTATTGCACAATGGTATTTTGATTCAAAATCATGTGGAAATCAAGGGGAGCACGGTTTGGCAGGGATATCCATCCTACGAACCGCATGGAAAGGCCCCAATCATTTTACAAGATCATAATAGTCCGATTTGGTTTAGAAATATTTGGGTGAGGGAACTTTAA
- a CDS encoding GIY-YIG nuclease family protein, protein MMIKGGAVYIMTNKHHTVFYTGVTSDLNSRVFEHQTKLYPNSFTAKYNINKLVYYEGFHSIEEAIDREKQVKKYRREKKIALIESINPQWIDLYDSLE, encoded by the coding sequence ATGATGATCAAAGGAGGTGCAGTTTACATCATGACTAACAAACATCACACTGTATTTTATACAGGTGTGACGTCCGATCTGAATTCGAGAGTATTTGAACATCAGACCAAACTGTATCCTAATAGTTTTACTGCAAAGTATAATATCAACAAGCTCGTGTACTACGAAGGATTTCACTCAATAGAAGAAGCCATTGACCGAGAGAAGCAGGTCAAGAAATACCGAAGAGAAAAGAAAATTGCTTTGATTGAGTCCATTAATCCACAATGGATTGATCTATACGATAGCCTAGAATAA
- the truA gene encoding tRNA pseudouridine(38-40) synthase TruA has product MQANHFYLIEVQYLGFRYHGWQRQPGVKTIQEMIERTLKYILADKPFKILGASRTDAMVSATQAAFELFLEQPEDEQQLLADFNENLPADIRAISIEAVDQKFNVIQHVKEKEYLYLFSYGAKNHPFAAPYITCIREDLDIELMKKGAKLFQGTHNFQEYCYKPKEGTQFEREIICSEIVENDIWRANFFPEQTFLYRVKGMGFMRNQIRLFMGRLFRLGKHEISLNDIQLSLDQPSETPDYFIAPASGLMLHQMKFKK; this is encoded by the coding sequence ATGCAAGCCAATCATTTCTATCTGATAGAAGTACAGTATTTAGGATTTCGCTACCATGGGTGGCAGCGCCAGCCCGGCGTTAAGACCATTCAGGAAATGATTGAGCGTACGCTGAAATACATATTGGCTGACAAGCCTTTCAAAATTTTAGGAGCCAGTCGAACCGATGCCATGGTGTCTGCTACTCAGGCTGCCTTCGAATTGTTTTTAGAACAACCAGAAGATGAGCAGCAATTACTCGCAGATTTCAATGAGAATTTGCCAGCCGATATTCGAGCCATTAGTATTGAGGCGGTAGATCAAAAATTCAATGTGATCCAGCATGTCAAGGAAAAGGAGTATTTGTATCTATTTTCTTACGGTGCGAAAAATCACCCCTTTGCGGCGCCATATATTACTTGCATCAGAGAAGATTTGGATATTGAGTTGATGAAGAAGGGAGCGAAGCTATTTCAGGGGACCCACAATTTTCAAGAATATTGTTACAAACCTAAAGAAGGGACGCAGTTTGAACGAGAAATCATTTGTAGCGAGATTGTTGAAAATGATATTTGGAGAGCCAATTTTTTTCCTGAACAGACCTTTCTTTATCGAGTGAAAGGTATGGGGTTTATGCGTAATCAGATTCGCCTGTTTATGGGGCGTTTGTTTCGATTAGGTAAGCATGAGATCAGCCTAAATGATATCCAACTGTCATTGGACCAACCATCCGAAACACCAGATTACTTTATCGCACCGGCATCAGGGTTGATGTTGCATCAGATGAAGTTCAAAAAATAG
- a CDS encoding sugar phosphate isomerase/epimerase — MKTIKGPAIFLAQFLGDEAPFNNLKNICEWVATMGYKAVQIPAWDQRVIDIEKAAESKTYCDEIKGIVSEAGLEISELSTHLLGQLVASHPAYDTMFDAFAPDALHNDPAARSEWAINQMQAAAKASHHFGLDVMGSFSGSLLFHTMYPWPQRPAGLVEAGFKELAIRWVPILDHCKDLGVAVCYELHPGEDLHDGVTFERFLEVTNQHSSAKILYDPSHFVLQQMDYIQFIDFYHEFIRMFHVKDAEFRPNGKSGVYGGYQDWIDRPGRFRSLGDGQVDFKQIFSKLSQYGYDGWAVLEWECCIKSPEQGAREGAPFIVDHIIEVTQKAFDDFAGGAIDQKKLNQILGLK; from the coding sequence ATGAAAACGATCAAAGGACCAGCCATATTCTTGGCGCAATTTCTTGGTGATGAAGCACCATTTAACAATTTGAAAAACATTTGTGAATGGGTGGCGACGATGGGCTACAAAGCTGTGCAAATTCCGGCCTGGGACCAGCGCGTGATTGACATAGAAAAAGCTGCGGAGAGCAAAACTTATTGCGACGAAATCAAAGGTATTGTGAGCGAAGCAGGCTTAGAAATATCAGAATTGTCTACCCATCTCTTGGGGCAGTTGGTGGCTTCTCACCCGGCCTACGACACCATGTTCGATGCCTTTGCGCCGGATGCATTGCACAACGATCCTGCAGCCCGATCCGAATGGGCCATCAACCAGATGCAGGCCGCAGCGAAGGCTAGTCATCACTTCGGTTTGGACGTGATGGGTTCGTTCTCTGGGTCGTTGCTGTTTCATACGATGTACCCTTGGCCACAGCGACCAGCGGGTTTGGTAGAGGCTGGGTTTAAGGAACTTGCCATACGGTGGGTGCCTATATTAGATCATTGCAAGGATTTGGGCGTAGCCGTTTGCTACGAGCTGCACCCTGGAGAAGACTTGCATGATGGCGTCACATTCGAGCGCTTTCTTGAGGTGACCAATCAGCATTCTAGTGCGAAGATCTTGTATGATCCCAGCCACTTTGTGCTGCAACAAATGGATTATATCCAATTCATAGATTTCTATCATGAGTTTATCCGTATGTTTCACGTCAAGGATGCAGAATTCCGCCCCAACGGAAAATCTGGTGTCTATGGTGGATATCAAGACTGGATAGATAGACCTGGAAGATTTAGATCTTTAGGAGACGGTCAGGTAGATTTTAAGCAGATATTCAGCAAACTCAGTCAATACGGATACGACGGCTGGGCCGTGCTGGAGTGGGAGTGTTGTATCAAATCGCCAGAGCAAGGTGCCAGAGAAGGCGCACCTTTTATCGTCGATCATATCATTGAGGTCACACAAAAAGCTTTTGACGATTTTGCAGGAGGTGCAATCGATCAGAAAAAATTAAATCAAATCTTGGGACTTAAATGA
- a CDS encoding alpha/beta hydrolase: protein MEHHIGFNFTAPYYTLNELTDKTTDVWIACPGYGQLAKYFIRRFDVFDAEKHFVIALQGLSKFYLPDQKNVGASWMTKEDRETDMQNQRSYFDAVIEELFESKSLSNYRIHLMGFSQGVSMISRMAAHAKIDFQTLVLWAGGFPPELKPADFVHVDSSAKLKVVIGSNDEFYALDKNYQPEVDKMKAAIGLNPEIIVFDGIHEVKREVLASCLA, encoded by the coding sequence ATGGAACATCACATTGGCTTTAATTTTACTGCTCCTTATTACACGCTCAATGAGCTGACGGATAAGACTACAGATGTTTGGATTGCTTGTCCTGGATATGGACAGTTGGCGAAATATTTTATTAGACGTTTTGACGTGTTTGATGCTGAAAAGCACTTTGTTATAGCCTTACAAGGCTTGTCAAAATTCTATTTGCCAGATCAAAAAAATGTAGGGGCCAGTTGGATGACTAAGGAAGACAGAGAAACTGATATGCAGAATCAACGATCGTATTTTGACGCTGTCATCGAAGAACTTTTTGAAAGTAAATCACTGTCTAATTATCGTATTCACCTCATGGGTTTTTCTCAAGGAGTATCCATGATTAGTCGTATGGCGGCACATGCAAAAATTGACTTTCAGACTTTGGTGCTTTGGGCAGGAGGGTTTCCTCCAGAGTTGAAGCCTGCTGATTTTGTTCATGTGGATTCATCGGCCAAATTAAAAGTAGTCATTGGTTCGAATGACGAGTTCTATGCCCTTGACAAAAACTATCAACCGGAGGTTGATAAAATGAAAGCTGCTATTGGTTTGAACCCCGAGATTATCGTATTTGATGGTATTCATGAAGTCAAACGGGAAGTACTGGCTTCTTGCCTGGCTTAA
- a CDS encoding sorbosone dehydrogenase family protein, with protein sequence MRYFQPIVILSICALSFYQCESTPKSETSKEEVEETLEDENLNEALKKINLPEGFSISLYADNVPNARSMTLSPSGILYVGTRQDDKVYALEDTDGNHVVDKKYIIAENMNTPNGVAFKDGDLYVAEINKIWKFVDVESDLNKVKKPVLVSDEFPSDKHHGWKYIAFGPDGKLYVPVGAPCNICESKKEVYASITRMNKDGSGFEIFAHGVRNTVGFTWHPETGDMWFTDNGRDMMGDNMPPCELNHAPKMGMHFGYPYCHGGDISDPTHGGEYSCTEFTPPAQKLGPHVAPLGLKFYTGDMFPKEYKNDIFIAEHGSWNRSNKIGYRVMRVKLEGGKAVDYQPFAFGWLDEEEQEAFGRPVDVFIMPDGAMLVSDDRAGVIYRISYSAD encoded by the coding sequence ATGCGCTACTTTCAACCCATTGTCATACTGAGCATCTGTGCTTTGTCTTTTTATCAATGTGAATCAACACCAAAAAGTGAAACTTCAAAAGAGGAGGTTGAGGAAACATTGGAAGATGAAAATTTGAATGAGGCACTAAAGAAAATTAACCTACCAGAAGGGTTTTCTATAAGTCTTTATGCTGACAACGTGCCAAATGCTCGGTCTATGACACTCAGTCCAAGTGGTATCTTATATGTTGGTACAAGGCAAGACGATAAAGTATATGCACTAGAAGATACTGATGGAAATCATGTGGTTGATAAAAAGTACATCATCGCAGAAAACATGAATACACCAAACGGTGTGGCGTTTAAGGATGGCGATTTGTATGTAGCCGAGATCAATAAAATATGGAAGTTTGTTGATGTAGAGTCTGACTTGAACAAGGTTAAGAAACCAGTTCTTGTTTCGGATGAATTCCCAAGTGACAAGCATCATGGTTGGAAGTATATTGCTTTTGGACCAGATGGAAAGTTATATGTACCCGTAGGAGCTCCTTGTAATATTTGTGAAAGCAAAAAGGAGGTGTACGCCTCTATCACTAGAATGAATAAAGATGGCTCAGGTTTTGAAATATTCGCTCATGGAGTTAGAAATACCGTAGGGTTTACCTGGCATCCGGAAACAGGCGACATGTGGTTTACGGACAATGGGCGAGATATGATGGGGGACAATATGCCCCCTTGTGAATTAAATCACGCTCCGAAAATGGGAATGCACTTTGGTTATCCCTATTGTCATGGAGGCGATATCTCTGACCCTACACATGGGGGAGAATATAGCTGTACGGAATTCACGCCTCCTGCTCAAAAATTAGGACCACATGTAGCACCACTCGGACTGAAGTTCTATACAGGAGATATGTTTCCAAAAGAATATAAGAATGACATCTTTATTGCTGAACATGGTTCGTGGAATCGAAGTAATAAGATTGGCTATCGCGTGATGCGAGTAAAGTTGGAAGGTGGAAAAGCCGTCGATTATCAACCTTTTGCTTTTGGTTGGTTGGATGAAGAAGAGCAGGAAGCTTTTGGTAGACCGGTGGATGTATTTATTATGCCAGATGGTGCCATGTTAGTCTCAGATGATCGAGCAGGTGTTATTTATCGTATTAGTTATTCTGCCGATTGA
- a CDS encoding PadR family transcriptional regulator, which translates to MKKTKLGEFEELVLLTVVFLSQSAYGVQIKLELENRLKQTLSVGSIQTSLKRMEEKGFLTSQFGEATQKRGGKRKRIYSATPLGQKVLQEMKEVRSKFYEVIPSIV; encoded by the coding sequence ATGAAAAAGACCAAATTGGGTGAATTTGAAGAACTGGTACTTCTTACGGTTGTATTCTTGAGTCAGTCAGCCTACGGTGTACAAATCAAATTAGAATTAGAAAACCGGCTAAAACAAACGCTCAGCGTTGGTTCTATACAAACTTCGCTCAAGCGAATGGAGGAAAAAGGATTTTTGACCTCTCAGTTTGGGGAGGCCACTCAAAAGCGTGGAGGCAAACGCAAACGTATTTATTCAGCTACTCCACTTGGACAAAAGGTTCTTCAGGAAATGAAAGAAGTTCGTTCAAAATTTTACGAAGTCATCCCATCCATCGTTTAG
- a CDS encoding ABC transporter permease has translation MKNKHHPSPPGWPLQILKLLIHPNYIEEIEGDLEELYQYNLERHSTRKANRLFTKEVIKLLRPLLLKSLEGTYRMNNYGIIKNYFKIAIRSLRANKFQNALKILGITIALSASITIYQYINFESSFDKFHTDIEHLYRVDVDRIHNGVLQSQKATSYSAFGPDAQEDISGIEKFTRVRIRTSSVVVSKDSTKSTYSIQKPAFVDPSFLNMFDFGLKDSSILQEPNSIILTESTSSKYFGDQNPLGQVITVIHGRYELPMEVKAIIPDVKLNSHIQFEALIPYQAFFPEGDWVSHSWDWSGVTTYLKLREGVSPDQIESSFPQLVRKYKGEKMEERNMDYQFSLRPVEEIHLYGHLDGELEANGNDQALYFLGIAALLILAISWLNNVNLTTAHNSTRSKEMSVRRVLGARNTQVFTQLFMESLLTHGIAVFLAVAVIFASTDQIEGWLEISLNISTLFQWHFWMIAMLYVILGSLFVSFDYKLIFNQFQHKHSIQPLNTNSSISIRKAGVAFQFGILLVLIIITWAVDAQLTYIQNYNLGLDKEKVIVIEKPRLSRKEGRKSANAFLGKLENLSWVKSHTSSFQIPGSELGWTDGVRQTTQPKELGQDLYVSAVNDNYIKTLGLKLKAGSTFEDIACQEHSHVILNETATRLLGFDKPEDALLSDLINSTDRKQRVIGVIEDFHYSSLRENVEPLMLAHLSRSLDYIFVKLGEGDRYNQIDQLETTWKESYANTTFDFFFLDDQINQQYKADIEFKKLFTAFSSIASSLALMGILGLSSFYAARRIKEIGIRKVLGANLTSIIWLLSRQFMLLIVIGSALAIPTSYYLISIWFQSFAYQIEIAWVWFMISFLLVISVSWIILSLQTLKAASVNPVECLKDE, from the coding sequence ATGAAAAACAAACATCACCCCTCCCCTCCTGGTTGGCCTTTACAAATACTCAAACTTCTAATCCATCCTAACTACATAGAAGAAATTGAAGGCGATCTTGAAGAACTCTATCAGTATAATTTAGAAAGACACTCTACCAGGAAGGCAAATCGGCTTTTCACCAAAGAAGTGATCAAGCTACTTAGACCATTGCTTCTTAAAAGCCTTGAAGGCACGTACAGGATGAATAACTATGGCATTATTAAAAACTACTTCAAAATCGCCATACGCAGTCTAAGAGCAAACAAATTTCAAAATGCGCTCAAAATCTTGGGAATCACCATAGCGCTATCCGCTTCGATTACCATCTATCAGTATATTAATTTTGAAAGTAGCTTTGACAAGTTTCACACCGATATAGAGCACTTATATCGAGTCGACGTCGATCGAATTCACAACGGTGTCTTACAAAGCCAAAAAGCAACATCCTATTCTGCATTTGGCCCAGATGCTCAAGAGGATATTTCAGGAATAGAGAAATTTACTCGAGTCAGAATTCGTACCTCCAGTGTGGTCGTTAGTAAAGACTCCACTAAATCAACTTACAGTATTCAAAAACCAGCATTTGTAGATCCTTCTTTTCTTAACATGTTTGACTTTGGATTGAAAGATTCATCCATTCTACAAGAACCCAATAGCATCATCTTAACTGAAAGCACAAGCTCTAAGTATTTCGGAGATCAAAACCCATTAGGACAGGTCATTACCGTAATACACGGAAGGTATGAGTTGCCTATGGAGGTCAAAGCAATTATTCCTGACGTTAAACTCAATTCACATATCCAATTTGAAGCGTTGATTCCGTACCAAGCGTTTTTCCCAGAAGGTGACTGGGTCAGTCATTCTTGGGACTGGTCTGGCGTGACTACCTATTTAAAATTAAGAGAGGGTGTTTCCCCGGATCAAATAGAATCTTCATTCCCCCAATTAGTACGTAAGTACAAGGGCGAGAAAATGGAAGAACGAAATATGGATTATCAATTTTCTCTTAGACCTGTAGAAGAAATTCATTTATATGGTCATTTGGATGGCGAGTTGGAAGCCAATGGCAATGACCAAGCGCTTTATTTTTTAGGCATTGCTGCCTTGCTCATTCTAGCCATTTCTTGGTTAAACAATGTAAACTTAACTACTGCTCACAATTCGACTAGATCGAAAGAAATGTCAGTCAGAAGAGTGCTTGGCGCCAGGAACACTCAAGTATTTACGCAGCTATTCATGGAATCATTATTAACTCATGGAATAGCTGTTTTTCTTGCCGTTGCTGTCATTTTTGCTTCAACAGACCAGATTGAAGGTTGGTTAGAAATTTCACTTAATATTTCAACCCTGTTCCAATGGCATTTTTGGATGATAGCCATGCTTTATGTAATTCTAGGCAGCCTCTTCGTATCATTTGATTACAAACTAATTTTCAATCAATTCCAACATAAACACTCCATTCAGCCTCTAAACACGAATTCAAGTATCTCAATTAGAAAAGCAGGCGTGGCATTTCAATTCGGCATTCTTCTCGTATTGATCATAATAACATGGGCCGTAGACGCCCAACTTACCTACATTCAAAATTATAATCTTGGGTTGGACAAGGAAAAGGTTATAGTCATTGAAAAACCAAGACTTTCCAGAAAAGAAGGTCGAAAATCAGCAAATGCTTTCCTGGGAAAATTAGAAAATCTGTCTTGGGTCAAATCACATACCAGCAGTTTTCAAATTCCGGGTAGTGAACTGGGTTGGACTGATGGGGTCAGACAAACCACACAACCAAAAGAACTAGGTCAGGACCTTTATGTTTCTGCCGTAAACGACAACTATATTAAGACACTAGGACTAAAACTAAAAGCGGGTTCCACTTTTGAAGACATTGCTTGCCAGGAACACAGCCATGTAATACTCAATGAAACAGCTACACGTTTACTCGGATTTGACAAGCCAGAAGATGCTTTACTAAGCGACTTAATCAACAGTACAGATCGCAAGCAAAGAGTAATTGGTGTCATAGAAGACTTTCATTACAGTTCATTGCGAGAAAATGTAGAACCGTTAATGCTTGCTCATCTGTCCAGATCATTAGATTATATATTTGTCAAGTTGGGAGAAGGTGATAGGTACAATCAAATTGACCAACTAGAAACAACTTGGAAAGAGTCTTATGCCAATACCACCTTTGACTTTTTCTTTTTGGATGATCAGATCAATCAACAGTACAAAGCAGATATTGAATTCAAGAAATTGTTTACTGCTTTTTCAAGTATTGCCAGTTCCTTAGCCCTGATGGGAATTTTGGGCCTTTCTTCATTTTATGCTGCTCGAAGAATTAAAGAAATCGGGATTCGAAAAGTCTTGGGTGCCAATCTAACTTCTATCATTTGGTTACTCTCAAGGCAATTCATGTTGCTTATTGTCATAGGTTCAGCTCTTGCTATACCTACCTCCTACTATCTCATTTCCATTTGGTTCCAAAGTTTCGCCTATCAAATTGAGATTGCCTGGGTGTGGTTTATGATCTCATTCCTACTGGTTATTTCCGTTTCATGGATCATATTAAGCTTACAAACATTAAAAGCTGCCAGTGTCAATCCTGTAGAGTGCCTGAAAGATGAGTAA